The Rhinoraja longicauda isolate Sanriku21f chromosome 19, sRhiLon1.1, whole genome shotgun sequence genome includes a window with the following:
- the LOC144602884 gene encoding zinc-binding protein A33-like: MLPSAQTQRPKPKCRLASATFGTTRLGYMLQRWKVDELTQQVEWEFAELHQILNKEEHELKERLNARGEELLDSFNDRPASDSDQTVLQTIWNVLKEIMSPPSGHREETRHENHVVSNILAGEFGGPVQHVVWRQMRKSVKPVFSRLTLDVNSAHPRLVISPNLTAVCIGYGEQALPRSAKRFQNRACVLGSKKIKGGKHYWEVEVDQGAKWAVGVARESVGRQGTADLTVQNGYWVISPHRSNWLQSIVDFFAQTDGGSAGAEHLALQADPAKVGVYLDHEEGQVSFYDADNMSHLHTHSGPISGAVLPFFGPGLSTNNWMKLSQPWW; encoded by the exons TGGAAGGTCGATGAGCTCACGCAACAGGTTGAGTGGGAATTCGCTGAGCTGCATCAGATCCTCAACAAGGAAGAACACGAACTGAAAGAAAGACTCAACGCGAGAGGGGAAGAACTGCTGGACAGTTTCAACGACAGACCTGCCAGTGACAGCGATCAAACCGTGCTGCAGACCATCTGGAACGTGCTGAAG GAGATAATGTCACCTCCATCTGG ACACAGAGAGGAAACCAGGCATGAAAACCATGTCGTCAGTAACATACTGGCGGGTGAATTCGGTGGACCTGTTCAGCACGTGGTGTGGAGGCAGATGAGGAAATCGGTTAAACCAG tgttctCGCGCTTGACCCTCGATGTGAATTCAGCCCACCCCAGGCTCGTTATTTCTCCAAACCTGACCGCGGTTTGCATCGGATACGGAGAGCAGGCGCTGCCGCGGAGCGCGAAACGATTTCAAAACCGCGCCTGCGTGCTCGGCTCGAAAAAGATTAAGGGCGGgaaacattactgggaggtggaggtcgaCCAGGGGGCAAAGTGGGCGGTGGGGGTCGCGAGGGAGTCGGTCGGCAGGCAGGGCACGGCGGACTTGACCGTACAAAATGGCTACTGGGTGATCAGCCCCCACAGGAGCAACTGGCTCCAGTCGATCGTCGACTTCTTCGCGCAGACGGACGGAGGTTCGGCGGGCGCGGAGCACCTTGCGCTCCAAGCCGACCCGGCAAAGGTCGGCGTTTATCTCGACCACGAGGAAGGGCAGGTGTCGTTTTATGACGCCGATAACATGTCTCATCTGCACACGCACAGCGGGCCGATCTCCGGCGCAGTCTTGCCTTTCTTCGGGCCTGGGCTCTCGACAAATAATTGGATGAAACTCTCCCAGCCGTGGTGGTAA